The Helicoverpa zea isolate HzStark_Cry1AcR chromosome 4, ilHelZeax1.1, whole genome shotgun sequence genome segment CCTGTCTTGGGAATGGTGTCGGGTTGCTGAAGAAACTGGCTTGTTGCCCCAACATAGTTTATGCTATTTGTAAAAAGTAATTATGCAACGTCGTAAGGTAAACCTCGAAATACTCAAACGTTAACATTGTCTCAACAATGTTATATGTAAGAGACAGAGTGACGCTTGAGCTATCATTAAAATTTTGTGGGGTTTTCTTAGTATTGTATccggtttgttcccactagttctattgcttagttctaccgtagaactaatgggaacttttttttcccactagttctactatatgagatgtaacaaaatagtagaactattgggaattatggttttcactggtattcccactagttccactaaacatttgcagtagaactaatgggacataattttgttctactagacagaagaagtacagtcgacggccTGGGTGACATCTCGCCGTGTCCGTGGTTATctgtagttgtgatttttttcagagctcaaaatcgatagcagtcagaataacttttagattagattagattttgattttttcatgaatttcaacaaaaatcaaatgtttttctttattaaagtactaggacagcagaaATGAAGAGGAGCTAGTGAGCTAGTTAATCTTTTTTGTTCATCTCAGTGGGAAAAAggttcccattagttctacggtagaattaagcagtagaactagtgggaacaaaccttGTATCCTACATTTGATCTATCCATCATACATACCTCAACTTCTTCATCATCATGACTCTCCCCAGTCTGGTCTACCGACCTGTCTTCATCTTCCACATCGAACTCACTCTCCCGTTCCTCATACTCCACGTTCTCATCCAACTCCTTGAAGTCAGGGGCGAAGGCCGACCAGTTCTCCACTTGGTTCTGAGCCCATATTGATACAACTCCTGTGAAAGTAAAGGTGTTTTAATTTGAGCCTTAAAGTCATGTTTGTAAAGTGTGTTTTCGCAATGATTAATGAGAATATAATAGATTTTTCATTACGTGTAATAATAATGTGGGGCCCCAGTCAATAGGATTGCTATTGTATACTGTGGCCATATTGATTCTACATCTGCAAATGAGGTGTTTTAATTTGAGACTTATATTATGGTACGAAAGTGCGTTTTAGAAATGGTTGCTGTAAATGCAACAAGTTTGATACTAGGCCCCAAACATGCAAATTGACAACTCTGCACTAATAAATGGGTAGATTATTTCGATTTGAAAGGGTTACCATACTCGATAAAAAGAAGCTCACAATCTACAGCAAATAGATTCTTATGACTTAACAATCATAAATAATACGATGGGAGGGCTTTTGGCTCTGGAGCCACACAGGATCACAGGTGATATCAGTACCATTTTCAAAGAtcaatatttactttgaaataattttctcaCACATTACCTGCACTAATACTAGCAATGATAGGCCTGATGGGATGCCAGACGACGTCCAACAGCAGTTCTCCCTTGGTCCCGTGTAGTATCTTCACGAGGTTACCGATGGACTTCTCCCAGATGTAAAGCGCATGTTGCCGCGCAGAGCCAGCGCATATGTACTCCCCGTCGCCGGAGAAACAGCATTTCTTCCATGTTGTTCTGGGAATTTAAGTGTTATGGTGGTGTAATTGGGTTTTTAGTAGAAATTAAGCGAATAATTTACCAACAAGTTTATCActgaaaaatatgttcaaaactTGTTCTGTGGTTTCACCGCCATTCCACAGTAATTGCcaacttacggccagtttcttcatcaaaagttaaagttgaagtaatgtctaaagtaaaagttactaatagaaaaattgaatttgaccgttacttttactttagacattactttgacttttacttttgcttttacttttgatgaagaaattggctgttaatgtactttgtacAAAATGTTATGGTAAAACATCATAGTTAGTAAATATATCAAGATAGATGAAAATCTAGACGCCATTTAATtaagactagctgttgcccgcaacttcgtctgcgtgggcaatatagaatagtcaaaatactacttatcccgtaggtgcattctttcacgtgacagtataattaggataagcacttagcagtcgcatagattcattgatcaaggttgtgttgtggatgtgaccatttatctaaacaaaagaagtaaagtttgtgacgttgtgaatatctctggatccagtcagccaatttggaaaattataacgtatggtgcgtaagtaattttcacaggaaacagttataatctatgtctatatgctttgagtgtgacaaagctgtcatttgtacattttctgcagctgctgcgactaatcagaagccagaaagtctgtcagtcttaccatggatatcgtcttgtgtagttgactggattgaaggtagctagataggtagtcgctccaagcaaaatattggtactcaaacagattcggtgactggaagcccaacaccaacatagttggggaatagctggatggatgataaaatgagtcatcatcatcagcaggcgcatagggtaggatagtttcactactgggaagaaacacttgtatgacggggattttctgtgcacttactcactatggtaaggctgaccccacattaggcgtgcgcgatcctcgggcgtgtgagtagcgcgggcgtcgcgagcgcgctgcgtgaacgtcgcgttttgctgccctgcggcatgtgcacgcgagcacgcggcgctcgagttgcgttcttaccccttcgcccgctatccccgccgcccgctaaacgccttagcagttaaacgtcaaggagagcggcgcgtgcgcgacgcgagcgcgctgtaggtaaatgccgcagggcagcaaaacgcgacgcacgcgcggcgcccgcgctactcacacgcccgagttcgtacttgaaacctgcagttttgccaaggttttcaaaatgtacacttgcaatttgtcatttcttggtggagccagcaaatcgaaagaaacatacggcctctgcctcgaattttgcgggcagcggggcggcggcggcggcggcgcgggagcggcaggatcttacgcgtataatcaaatggaccggccctcgaatacagcggcgcgggagcggcgcggcggcgggcaatgAGCGGTGCGCTCCATTCAAGCGGCGACCGCCGCGtcgggcgtctgcattgtaggcatagtgttatacattttttttgtgacttatcaaaatgtcttaggacgtgcaagagctaattatttggGCCATCTTTGataggacacccatatggaacagcaaacacaatagaacacaacactacactgctatagtgccgcgcgatctgcccgctagtttcgagaacaggtatgcgttgcccgccccgctcccgcgccgccgccgctgccgccccgctgcccgcaaaattcgaggcagaggcctaagtgttgtatactgtgcgtcactaccgcacacaccgggaaaatttcgctcttgcggatgacgtttatataccatattttgtgtcacacaggacgacagtatccaccgaaacactttcaaagatctgatgaacgaacaaatcagacctgacttggtcacctggggccaatcagagctctatgaagcgctcatatgctttggctcctactgttattgcggtttctgaaaatttattcacctcattcaacgatgaatgtaattctgatggtactattaagaacacttgcttagcgcagaagctgacgttggcaggtcgactcttttgacttctcgaataggataccattagtttttgtgcaatgcacacctgtaatgcatgctggatttgcaacagaaaacaattctgtctttgtgattgaatgacatcaaacgtagttttatataaaaggtgtctttttagacttggctcgggtcctactgagactgttcgtaatcgtgaccagtgtatttgcgatcagaagttgaaagtaagcatgtctctggtatgcgacgcgtaatttgtacgttttcagacgcataaagcattttacgtgagtatggtattaaatcgagaaagctcccatttcttatctgcactttgtatctgggcttgttcttaaagctacagaatcctacattacctacctacctcacgcttagcagggcttgcgagagacagatcctcatttcttctaggattaagtttacatattttgcatcagaaaaaatacttaaggtctacttaatactactcactcaaagtaatttgttttaaggccaccacattagtggaagataagctaaactatgtttatgaaaaaatcctgatatgaactccatctgtaacttcaaatgataattaattgttatactaaagtcatcatttttgacataatgttcaaaaaattatttagatggcaccgttttaaatttggctgagaactattaattttcctttcatcaaggtaataattgtaattggattttgatgtggcacggcaaactgacaaacactattgaaatgtctatcgaaaaattacactacgtgttaaaatatagtgaattacggaaaataaacaactccatctgttgaaataataatcctctataaagaatgtatggtaatttattgtcatttaccacctcgctcctttgtcaaattttatgtattttatttaacacagattaccacagatggagctactttaaccttggctaaacaaaattttaattttttttttcttccaaagttacttatgaaggtgtgattttctgtgtaaagattaataggccgatcaactaatataagtacaacattcaaatgtacagttttgacaaacagattgcgtgtcgtaatattttacatcttgaattcacaaaattaatcatatcttttgatagagtgaatcgatttcgatgaaacaaaaactaagtaataccccaagttacgtagaatttttgtatataagcattgtctgcattgaattcgtagattttacgtgaatcccgaacgaacaaacagataaacagataaacagacaaacagacaaacagacaaacagacaaaaatgacaaaaatgatggaaatgggttctgttagttatcctttaacatgctggctattttttttgtcaatttcttcaatgtacaaaaattacttttctacagatttattatatgtatagattcgcTGAGCTTTTGTGTTCCTATGAACTGTACCGTATTTTGCTGTTATAGTACTAGTGCTATATAAAAGGCGTACTAAGTAGATAATTTAACTTACTTGTTGACAAGATCCTGTAATTTCTGTATAGGTTCAGGCTCGCCGTTTACCCCACATTTGAGAACTGTGTTAGTGTCGTACACTCGTATAACTCGATCCGACGTGTTTACGAGAAAACAGCTAGAAATAAATACATGAAACTGATTACAATAGACTTTTACCTAGGTACCAAAGCCTTTACAGTCCACGAACAAACTGTGAAATTGAGCAATTTTCTCTTTCatggaagaaataaaaaactttattttttaattaaaacaaataattttgaagtaaGTCAACTTACTCTCCTCTTCTTGCAAATTCTATACTTTTGATACTAGTAGTACTGGATGTGCCAACAGTTATTTTGAAACTAGCCTTAATTGCTAAGCTCTGTGTGTCTAATATTAATATCTTTCCTTTTGCATTTCCTGTGTAAACATGGTCACCTCTTCGATCAAATGATGCTATTACGTTTATGTCACCCTGAAATTCAAGAAAAAGGTTTTACTTCAAAAGGTCAGTTTGCAATTTCTGAGATTATATTCAAGATGAAAGCTTCAGTCAGAGGTCTGTGCCTATAGCCTTGCTAAATAACTAGGCTATCtaatattgaaagaatttttcagattGGTCTGGTAGTTTCTAAGTTATGCCTTCAAGCAAAAAAAGACTCTTCAgctaatataagtatagatttcaaCATGACCATTCTAGGCATTTTCGATAACTCCTATCCTGAAGTTGTATACCAGACACAGTCTATGGCTAAcacaaatattatatgtatttttaaactcacatcatcatcaataggtaatattttatgttctcCATCCGTATCTACCAGCAAAGCAGCATGTCTCATTGGACAAACTAGGAACCTCTTGTCATTTCTCGGGTCAAATTGTACCCTTAATATTGGAGTAGGGAATCTGTACCGTTGTTCACACTCTCCAGAGAGAACATCCCATATACATACATTGTGGTCTGTTGATGCTGAAAGGAGCTGAAAAGGAATAAGGTATTATTAcagttgataaataaaatagaattaatCTTACTTAAACATACATTCAtagattgaatttttttttgtagtaacaATCGCACCAGGTGAAAGcatgagtaaaaaaatataaatgatatttcaaaatcaaattgatTTTTGTAACACAAAATAGACCATATTGTGTTACTTTTTACAAGTATCTTACATTCTTACGTTCCCTTCCTCCAGTctcccttcttccagtgggtgtcgtagaagtcgactaatggagtcaaaaGTGCACCtaacaccagtgcgagagaaggaagattcggaaaaaaccctctatcaacccgtctggccagcgtgatagcagtaggctaaatacccgGCAGTCCcactattcccggtcacggtggcgaccgtggttacggcgggacagggggtgcgaagaatccccgggttacgggaggccaccaaataaaactgactcttgcgacgtacaacggccgcacgctacggcttgactcgcaactggcgcaactcgaggtggaacttgggaagattaggtggcacatattagggttatgtgaagttcgaagagagggggaggacaccataaccctcgaatcaggtcacctaatgtacttccgagagggagaccaacaatcccaaggtggcgttgggtttctggttaataagtacctagctgataacgttgtggaggtgtctagtgtgtcgaacagggtagcgtaccttatcataaagctcactgacaggtatagcctcaaggtagtgcaagtgtacgcaccgacctcgacacattcagacgatgaagtggaggatatgtttgatgatatatcaagggccctccacttcactacaaagacccattacaccgttatcatgggggactttaacgctaaagtgggagtacagatttgcggcgaatcggcagtaggatcccatggatttggaagcaggaatcatagcgggcaaatgctcgtcaacttcctcgaacgcgaggggctctttttgatgaactcctttttcaaaaagcagccccaaaggaagtggacgtggcaaagccccgacactgtgactaaaaatgagattgacttcattatgacgaacaagaagcacatattcagagacgtctccgtgatcaataggtttaataccgggagcgatcaccgacttgtccgaggctctctgaatatcaacttcaaggccgaacgtttccgtctgatgaaggccaggctccgaccaacactgctccaaaccatgacaggatctgaaacgttccagtcaaatttggagaaccgatttgccgccgtggaaaccacaacagacgttaaccagaaccacgaatatgtggttcggatcctcagggaggaaggttcgagattctgtaacatgcagcgtaagggcaagaaatcaaagctttcggaagagacattagggcttatgaagaaacgacgtgaaaacccgcctgtcagttcgtcagctaagcgggctctaaaccaagagatcaacaagcacgtacgacgcgacctccggtgctccaatactcttgccattgaaagagcaattgagctgaatcgggggtcaaaggtgttcgtacaatctcttggaagaacccacttgacgaagctgaccacaacaagtggagaagtcgtttcttcggtgccggcagtcctttcggaagtggaaaatttctatggccggttatacgcatcgcatgcatctcgacctgatcccggaaatgaggattctagagccacattaacacgccatttcaccgaagacctgccagaagtcagcagtggcgaaatcgagatcgctctgagacagctcaaaaatggaaaagcccctggcgaggatggcattacaacagagctattaaaagcaggaggaaaccccttactgggggagctccagaagctttttaatgccgtcctgtttgaagggagaactccagaggcgtggagtaggagtgttgtcgtcctgttcttcaaaaagggagacaaaacccagctgaagaactatcgacccatttccctcctaagccacgtctataagctgttctcaagagtgatcacgaaccgacttgcgcgaagactcgacgaatttcaacggtttcggagcggatacggcaccatagaccacatccacacagtgcggcagattatacagaagaccgaagagtataatcagcccctgtgtttagcatttgtggactatgaaaaggcctttgactcggttgaaatctggtctgttctggagtccctgcagcgttgtcaagtagattggcgatacatccaagtgatgagatgtctttacgaagccgctacaatgtccgtccaagtacagaatcagcaaacaaggcccataccgtagcatcgaggagtgagacaaggggatgttatttccccgaaactgttcactaatgcaatggaggatatgttcaagacgctgaactggaaaggacgcggcatcaacatcaatggcgaacacatctctcacttgcgatttgctgacgatatcgtcatcatggcggaaacgctgcaggacctacaacagatgctgaacgacctggctgaatcttctctacgcatcggcctacggatgaacttggacaaaaccaaggtcatgttcaatgaacatgttctaccggaaccgattgcgatacac includes the following:
- the LOC124630059 gene encoding retinoblastoma-binding protein 5 homolog isoform X2 produces the protein MNLELLESFGQNYPEEFDGTLDSISLAATCAFNRRGTLLAVGCNDGRIFIWDFLTRGIAKSISAHVYPVCSLSWSRNCKKLLSASTDHNVCIWDVLSGECEQRYRFPTPILRVQFDPRNDKRFLVCPMRHAALLVDTDGEHKILPIDDDGDINVIASFDRRGDHVYTGNAKGKILILDTQSLAIKASFKITVGTSSTTSIKSIEFARRGDCFLVNTSDRVIRVYDTNTVLKCGVNGEPEPIQKLQDLVNKTTWKKCCFSGDGEYICAGSARQHALYIWEKSIGNLVKILHGTKGELLLDVVWHPIRPIIASISAGVVSIWAQNQVENWSAFAPDFKELDENVEYEERESEFDVEDEDRSVDQTGESHDDEEVEVDVTTCEPVAAFCSSDEEGEDEHMLSFLPIAPEIEDPEDGWAATQETVTPTETPEKLEPAAKRPKSKTYDISLKIAPPEQPLSFGGKNKQAAGSKKVAGRPRK
- the LOC124630059 gene encoding retinoblastoma-binding protein 5 homolog isoform X1; translated protein: MNLELLESFGQNYPEEFDGTLDSISLAATCAFNRRGTLLAVGCNDGRIFIWDFLTRGIAKSISAHVYPVCSLSWSRNCKKLLSASTDHNVCIWDVLSGECEQRYRFPTPILRVQFDPRNDKRFLVCPMRHAALLVDTDGEHKILPIDDDGDINVIASFDRRGDHVYTGNAKGKILILDTQSLAIKASFKITVGTSSTTSIKSIEFARRGDCFLVNTSDRVIRVYDTNTVLKCGVNGEPEPIQKLQDLVNKTTWKKCCFSGDGEYICAGSARQHALYIWEKSIGNLVKILHGTKGELLLDVVWHPIRPIIASISAGVVSIWAQNQVENWSAFAPDFKELDENVEYEERESEFDVEDEDRSVDQTGESHDDEEVEGYHLKQVDVTTCEPVAAFCSSDEEGEDEHMLSFLPIAPEIEDPEDGWAATQETVTPTETPEKLEPAAKRPKSKTYDISLKIAPPEQPLSFGGKNKQAAGSKKVAGRPRK